The DNA region AATAGCCATCTCTGCTCCCCTTTTCATCCCCTGTCCCATTGCTGCCAAATCGCCTGTCAATGGACAGACCAGGGCTATTTTTACAACATTTTCCTCCTTTTTAGGAGGGCAACAACCAGCCAATATTAAAATGGCTATCCCAAAAAATAATTCTTTCTTCATCTTTTTACCTCCTTGTTTTTAAGATTACCACACATAACAAATAACCTCTCCTCCAATAGAGCGTTTTGTTGCTTCTCTATCTGTCATTACACCATAGGGTGTTGTGAGGATAGCCCTTCCCTTTCCTCCCAATACCTTTGGAATATCCTTATTCCCAACATATACCCTTCTTCCCGGTTTGCTTATTCTCTTAATGCCTGTAATTATAGGCTCTTTATCCTCTGAATACCTTAAAAATACCCTTAAAATCCCCTGAATCTTGTCTTCTATTACCTTCCATCCCTTTATATACCCTTCATCCTTAAAAATTGTTGCTATCTGTATTTTTATATTAGAGGAAGGAATGTCAACATGGGAATGACCTGCCTTTTGACCATTTCTTATCTTTGTAAGCATATCAGCTATTGGGTCAAAACTTTTACTCATCTTACCAGCTTGCCTTTATAACACCAGGGATTTTTCCGCTTGATGCCAATTTTCTAAAACATATTCTACACATACCAAAATCACGAAGAAAACCCCTTGGTCTTCCGCATAACCTGCATCTGTTATAAAACCTTGTTTTAAACTTTGGTGCTCTTTTCTGTTTTAATATCAATGATTTTTTTGCCATATTATTTTATAAATGGAAAGCCAAAAAGCTCTAATAACCTCTTTGCGCTTCTATCACTCCTTGCCGTTGTTACAAATGTTATATTCATTCCCCTTATTTTTTCAACCTTATCGTAATCTATTTCAGAAAAGATTATCTGCTCTTTTATCCCTAATGTATAATTCCCCCTTCCATCAAATGATGTAGGAGACAACCCCCTAAAATCACGAACCCTTGGTAAGGCAATATTTAAAAGCCTATCAAGGAATTCATACATCCTATCCCTTCTTAATGTAACCATACATCCAATAGCCATTCCTTTTCTTAATTTAAAACCTGCCTCTGATTTTTTTGCCTTTCTCTTTATAGCCTTCTGGCCAGAGATTAGGGTAAGCTCATCAACAGCCTTGTCTAGGAGCTTTGAATCAGATGTTGCATCCCCTGTTCCTATATTTACTACAATTTTTGAAAGCCTTGGAACAGCCAGAGGATTTTTATATCCATCCTCCTTCATCATAAGGGGAATTATTTTATCTTTATAAATTTCCTTTAATCTAGCCATTTTTGTAACAATGAATCTTTGGAAGAAAAAGTAATTTTCTGTTTATTGGATCAACTGTCATACCAGCTGATTCAATGGTAATCAATCCCAATACAATTGCATCCTTTTCTTTTCCAAAAATTATCTGATTAGGAACCCTTACATTTTCTAGCTCTATATACACATCACCCATATCCCTTTCTTCAACCTCTCCATTAGCAAACTCTACATTGATCCTTCTTATCTTTGAAATGTTTAGATCTTCAAGAATTTTAGACGGAATGACTGTATATGTTGCACCCGTATCTACTAAGGTTTCTATCTCTACAAATTTTTTATTTGCAAGATGTGAAACCTTAATTTTTGTTACCACCTCTCCCATTTATTCCTTCTTATCTATAGGCTCCTTGCATTTTTTGCATATTCTAATCTTATTTTTATTCCCTGTATATCCAATAGAAAATCGCGTAGGGCTTGTGCAATTAGGGCAGACAAGGGCTACATTTGAAATATGAATAGGTGCTTCCCTTTCAATAATTCCTCCCTGCCTATTTGCCTGGTTTGGTCTTGTATGGCGTTTTATCCTATTTATTCCCTCAACAAGAACCTTTTCTTTTTTATGAAAAACCTTTATTATTTTTCCCTCCTTTCCCCTATCCTTTCCTGTCAAAACATATACCTTATCGTCTTTCTTTATCCTTAAACTCATACTACCTCCGGTGCAAGGGTAATGATTTTTGTAAAATTTTTCTGCCTTAATTCCCTTGCAACAGGACCAAAAACACGGGTTGCCTTTGGATTTCCATCATTATCAATAATAATAGCTGAATTAGTGTCAAACCTTATATATGAGCCATCGTCTCTCCTTTGCTCCTTTCTTGTTCTAACAACAACAGCCTTAACCACT from bacterium includes:
- the rpsH gene encoding 30S ribosomal protein S8 — its product is MSKSFDPIADMLTKIRNGQKAGHSHVDIPSSNIKIQIATIFKDEGYIKGWKVIEDKIQGILRVFLRYSEDKEPIITGIKRISKPGRRVYVGNKDIPKVLGGKGRAILTTPYGVMTDREATKRSIGGEVICYVW
- the rplE gene encoding 50S ribosomal protein L5 — its product is MARLKEIYKDKIIPLMMKEDGYKNPLAVPRLSKIVVNIGTGDATSDSKLLDKAVDELTLISGQKAIKRKAKKSEAGFKLRKGMAIGCMVTLRRDRMYEFLDRLLNIALPRVRDFRGLSPTSFDGRGNYTLGIKEQIIFSEIDYDKVEKIRGMNITFVTTARSDRSAKRLLELFGFPFIK
- a CDS encoding retroviral-like aspartic protease family protein, with the protein product MGEVVTKIKVSHLANKKFVEIETLVDTGATYTVIPSKILEDLNISKIRRINVEFANGEVEERDMGDVYIELENVRVPNQIIFGKEKDAIVLGLITIESAGMTVDPINRKLLFLPKIHCYKNG
- the rplX gene encoding 50S ribosomal protein L24; amino-acid sequence: MSLRIKKDDKVYVLTGKDRGKEGKIIKVFHKKEKVLVEGINRIKRHTRPNQANRQGGIIEREAPIHISNVALVCPNCTSPTRFSIGYTGNKNKIRICKKCKEPIDKKE
- the rplN gene encoding 50S ribosomal protein L14; this translates as MIQQQTMLSVADNSGARKLMCMKILGGSKRRYAGLGDIIIGVVKEAIPTSPIKQGSVVKAVVVRTRKEQRRDDGSYIRFDTNSAIIIDNDGNPKATRVFGPVARELRQKNFTKIITLAPEVV
- a CDS encoding type Z 30S ribosomal protein S14 — its product is MAKKSLILKQKRAPKFKTRFYNRCRLCGRPRGFLRDFGMCRICFRKLASSGKIPGVIKASW